A stretch of the Odontesthes bonariensis isolate fOdoBon6 chromosome 5, fOdoBon6.hap1, whole genome shotgun sequence genome encodes the following:
- the nbn gene encoding nibrin isoform X1 gives MWILTSLQPGGETHYLLSGKEYVVGRKNCDIILQNDQSISRAHAQLTATDQTLTLKDTSKYGTVVNSQPITAPVNLKSGDNVTFGVFHSKFSVVHQKPVVCSSCLDNTGKATLSQTLAALGGKLVNTWTQDCTHLAMPTVKVTIKTISALLCCRPIVKPEFFSELKNAFQQKKPPPKAESFLPEIDEPSLNKEEVNLGIIPDRKQLFSGKTFIFLSAKQLKRLSAGVSFGGGRSQLLEEGSLPRELLESAHSCVVDVTTGNSQALLPPSSTEWANSVKSILQRKCFRVITESEIGLAAIYASCDKYCNPSSLITDSDSAPRVEPRLPGASLSQSVTVDETVLPTASQNITAYAVNTETSQRMEVSEVTGVVAVGETPEKKLTQNTSQSHRSKFTAQTKTSQFLVADTMSSSLDAANNRDSQRKKPDSKVTVSGGDNAYVRPQPSAPKTNGGTKTFFNKYSPKKPKPSAQASPQKQSTLTNFFCPVNKKRPLEDELSAVMSEPKRPAPESSIILQASNTLSTPRKMPLLSPGGPAAVSQTPLDSPADLFVRQSEALTEEPGRRKRKEMEEDIQIDELESIMLEDMDCFDDKVSSDQGQEEQLIAHSLPQQKRGLRAVDASSSSKRQRIHQESNRMSNKVPQLGNESSFLKNLSEQSDPHTVSIKTEPPHPTDFMTTNHESRKPAEMSSASTSKDRRHFEDDEASFVEDVELLTIDISLPREEKKAPIKPVVVKQEAEESKIDEDLPKKLVLVEFRSLTVSDPLNTKPKQMLENRHVKNFKCFRKKSIPGADSFPHVIGGSDLLAHNRGKNSDLDEWLKDAAQEERQNRRDETVGDDLFRYNPTKLSKRR, from the exons ATGTGGATACTGACTTCCCTGCAGCCTGGAG gTGAGACTCACTACCTCCTCTCAGGTAAAGAGTACGTGGTGGGACGCAAGAATTGTGACATCATTCTTCAAAATGACCAGTCTATCAGTAGGGCTCACGCTCAGCTTACTGCCACTGACCAG ACTCTGACTTTAAAAGACACCTCCAAGTATGGCACAGTTGTCAACAGCCAGCCAataacagcacctgtgaacctGAAGTCGGGGGACAACGTGACATTCGGTGTTTTTCACAGCAAATTCAG TGTGGTTCATCAGAAGCCTGTTGTGTGTTCGTCATGTTTGGACAACACCGGGAAGGCGACTCTGTCTCAGACGCTGGCTGCTTTAGGTGGGAAGCTGGTCAACACCTGGACCCAGGACTGCACCCACCTGGCCATGCCCACTGTTAAAGTCACCATTAAG ACCATTTCTGCTCTGCTGTGTTGTCGTCCCATCGTGAAGCCAGAGTTCTTCTCAGAGCTCAAAAACGcctttcaacaaaaaaaacctcctcCTAAAGCTGAGAG CTTCTTACCAGAGATCGATGAGCCGAGCTTGAATAAAGAAGAGGTCAATCTTGGAATAATCCCAGATCGCAAACAGCTTTTCAGTGGGAAGACCTTCATTTTCCTCAGTGCCAAACAG CTGAAGCGCCTGAGCGCAGGAGTGAGTTTTGGAGGTGGCAGGagccagctgctggaggagggCTCCCTGCCCCGTGAGCTGCTGGAGTCTGCACACAGCTGTGTGGTCGATGTCACAACAGGCAACTCACAAGCTCTGCTTCCTCCCTCCTCCACAGAGTGGGCAAACTCCGTAAAGAGCATCCTTCAAAG AAAATGTTTTCGAGTCATCACAGAGTCTGAAATTGGTTTGGCTGCCATCTACGCGTCCTGTGACAAGTACTGCAATCCATCCAGTCTGATAACAGACTCAG ATTCGGCACCAAGAGTGGAACCCAGACTCCCAGGTGCGTCTCTGTCGCAGAGCGTGACTGTGGATGAGACCGTGTTACCCACGGCGTCGCAGAACATCACAGCTTACGCAGTCAACACAGAGACATCCCAAAG GATGGAGGTCAGTGAAGTCACCGGAGTGGTAGCAGTAGGAGAAACTCCTGAGAAGAAGTTAACCCAGAACACCAGTCAGTCCCACAGGTCCAAATTTACAGCTCAGACGAAAACCTCTCAGTTCCTTGTGGCTGATACAATGAGCTCATCATTAGATGCTGCAAACAACAGAGACTCCCAGAGGAAGAAGCCTGACTCCAAAGTTACAG TTTCAGGTGGAGATAACGCTTACGTCAGGCCCCAGCCGTCCGCTCCTAAGACCAATGGTGGGACGAAGACATTCTTCAATAAATATTCTCCTAAGAAACCAAAACCCTCTGCACAAGCTTCCCCACAGAAACAGTCAACTTTGACCAATTTCTTTTGCCCCGTCAACAAGAAAAG GCCCTTGGAGGATGAGCTCTCAGCTGTCATGTCTGAGCCAAAGCGGCCTGCACCAGAATCGTCAATCATCCTGCAGGCATCGAACACCTTATCCACGCCCCGAAAAATGCCCTTGCTTTCTCCCGGAGGCCCTGCAGCCGTGTCCCAGACTCCACTTGATTCGCCAGCGGATTTGTTTGTTAGACAGTCAGAGGCTCTCACTGAGGAGCCAGGGCGCAGAAAAAGGAAGGAGATGGAAGAAGATATTCAGATAGATGAACTGGAGTCTATTATGTTAGAGGATATGGACTGCTTTGATGACAAGGTCTCAAGTGATCAAGGCCAAGAAGAGCAGTTAATTGCACACAGTTTGCCTCAGCAGAAACGAGGCTTGCGTGCTGTGGACGCTTCTTCCTCCAGCAAAAGGCAGCGGATCCACCAGGAATCTAATCGAATGAGCAATAAAGTGCCTCAGCTGGGAAATGAATCAAGTTTCCTTAAGAACCTCAGTGAACAATCTGATCCACATACTGTCTCTATTAAGACGGAGCCGCCTCATCCAACAGACTTCATGACAACTAATCACGAGTCAAGGAAACCTGCTGAGATGTCCTCTGCCAGCACAAGTAAAGACAGAAGACATTTTGAAGACGATGAAGCTTCTTTCGTCGAG GATGTAGAACTACTGACAATAGATATCAGCCTGCCAAGAGAGGAGAAAAAGGCCCCTATTAAACCTGTAGTGGTCAAACAGGAGGCTGAG GAGTCAAAGATTGATGAGGATCTCCCTAAGAAGCTGGTGTTGGTGGAGTTCAGATCTCTCACTGTTTCAGATCCTCTGAACACCAAACCGAAACAGATGCTGGAGAACAGACACGTCAAGAACTTCAAATGTTTCCGCAAG AAAAGCATCCCAGG
- the nbn gene encoding nibrin isoform X2 — MWILTSLQPGGETHYLLSGKEYVVGRKNCDIILQNDQSISRAHAQLTATDQTLTLKDTSKYGTVVNSQPITAPVNLKSGDNVTFGVFHSKFSVVHQKPVVCSSCLDNTGKATLSQTLAALGGKLVNTWTQDCTHLAMPTVKVTIKTISALLCCRPIVKPEFFSELKNAFQQKKPPPKAESFLPEIDEPSLNKEEVNLGIIPDRKQLFSGKTFIFLSAKQLKRLSAGVSFGGGRSQLLEEGSLPRELLESAHSCVVDVTTGNSQALLPPSSTEWANSVKSILQRKCFRVITESEIGLAAIYASCDKYCNPSSLITDSDSAPRVEPRLPGASLSQSVTVDETVLPTASQNITAYAVNTETSQRMEVSEVTGVVAVGETPEKKLTQNTSQSHRSKFTAQTKTSQFLVADTMSSSLDAANNRDSQRKKPDSKVTVSGGDNAYVRPQPSAPKTNGGTKTFFNKYSPKKPKPSAQASPQKQSTLTNFFCPVNKKRPLEDELSAVMSEPKRPAPESSIILQASNTLSTPRKMPLLSPGGPAAVSQTPLDSPADLFVRQSEALTEEPGRRKRKEMEEDIQIDELESIMLEDMDCFDDKVSSDQGQEEQLIAHSLPQQKRGLRAVDASSSSKRQRIHQESNRMSNKVPQLGNESSFLKNLSEQSDPHTVSIKTEPPHPTDFMTTNHESRKPAEMSSASTSKDRRHFEDDEASFVEDVELLTIDISLPREEKKAPIKPVVVKQEAEADAVKWHNPNLRGPTRIPVFENVNVRTKASCL; from the exons ATGTGGATACTGACTTCCCTGCAGCCTGGAG gTGAGACTCACTACCTCCTCTCAGGTAAAGAGTACGTGGTGGGACGCAAGAATTGTGACATCATTCTTCAAAATGACCAGTCTATCAGTAGGGCTCACGCTCAGCTTACTGCCACTGACCAG ACTCTGACTTTAAAAGACACCTCCAAGTATGGCACAGTTGTCAACAGCCAGCCAataacagcacctgtgaacctGAAGTCGGGGGACAACGTGACATTCGGTGTTTTTCACAGCAAATTCAG TGTGGTTCATCAGAAGCCTGTTGTGTGTTCGTCATGTTTGGACAACACCGGGAAGGCGACTCTGTCTCAGACGCTGGCTGCTTTAGGTGGGAAGCTGGTCAACACCTGGACCCAGGACTGCACCCACCTGGCCATGCCCACTGTTAAAGTCACCATTAAG ACCATTTCTGCTCTGCTGTGTTGTCGTCCCATCGTGAAGCCAGAGTTCTTCTCAGAGCTCAAAAACGcctttcaacaaaaaaaacctcctcCTAAAGCTGAGAG CTTCTTACCAGAGATCGATGAGCCGAGCTTGAATAAAGAAGAGGTCAATCTTGGAATAATCCCAGATCGCAAACAGCTTTTCAGTGGGAAGACCTTCATTTTCCTCAGTGCCAAACAG CTGAAGCGCCTGAGCGCAGGAGTGAGTTTTGGAGGTGGCAGGagccagctgctggaggagggCTCCCTGCCCCGTGAGCTGCTGGAGTCTGCACACAGCTGTGTGGTCGATGTCACAACAGGCAACTCACAAGCTCTGCTTCCTCCCTCCTCCACAGAGTGGGCAAACTCCGTAAAGAGCATCCTTCAAAG AAAATGTTTTCGAGTCATCACAGAGTCTGAAATTGGTTTGGCTGCCATCTACGCGTCCTGTGACAAGTACTGCAATCCATCCAGTCTGATAACAGACTCAG ATTCGGCACCAAGAGTGGAACCCAGACTCCCAGGTGCGTCTCTGTCGCAGAGCGTGACTGTGGATGAGACCGTGTTACCCACGGCGTCGCAGAACATCACAGCTTACGCAGTCAACACAGAGACATCCCAAAG GATGGAGGTCAGTGAAGTCACCGGAGTGGTAGCAGTAGGAGAAACTCCTGAGAAGAAGTTAACCCAGAACACCAGTCAGTCCCACAGGTCCAAATTTACAGCTCAGACGAAAACCTCTCAGTTCCTTGTGGCTGATACAATGAGCTCATCATTAGATGCTGCAAACAACAGAGACTCCCAGAGGAAGAAGCCTGACTCCAAAGTTACAG TTTCAGGTGGAGATAACGCTTACGTCAGGCCCCAGCCGTCCGCTCCTAAGACCAATGGTGGGACGAAGACATTCTTCAATAAATATTCTCCTAAGAAACCAAAACCCTCTGCACAAGCTTCCCCACAGAAACAGTCAACTTTGACCAATTTCTTTTGCCCCGTCAACAAGAAAAG GCCCTTGGAGGATGAGCTCTCAGCTGTCATGTCTGAGCCAAAGCGGCCTGCACCAGAATCGTCAATCATCCTGCAGGCATCGAACACCTTATCCACGCCCCGAAAAATGCCCTTGCTTTCTCCCGGAGGCCCTGCAGCCGTGTCCCAGACTCCACTTGATTCGCCAGCGGATTTGTTTGTTAGACAGTCAGAGGCTCTCACTGAGGAGCCAGGGCGCAGAAAAAGGAAGGAGATGGAAGAAGATATTCAGATAGATGAACTGGAGTCTATTATGTTAGAGGATATGGACTGCTTTGATGACAAGGTCTCAAGTGATCAAGGCCAAGAAGAGCAGTTAATTGCACACAGTTTGCCTCAGCAGAAACGAGGCTTGCGTGCTGTGGACGCTTCTTCCTCCAGCAAAAGGCAGCGGATCCACCAGGAATCTAATCGAATGAGCAATAAAGTGCCTCAGCTGGGAAATGAATCAAGTTTCCTTAAGAACCTCAGTGAACAATCTGATCCACATACTGTCTCTATTAAGACGGAGCCGCCTCATCCAACAGACTTCATGACAACTAATCACGAGTCAAGGAAACCTGCTGAGATGTCCTCTGCCAGCACAAGTAAAGACAGAAGACATTTTGAAGACGATGAAGCTTCTTTCGTCGAG GATGTAGAACTACTGACAATAGATATCAGCCTGCCAAGAGAGGAGAAAAAGGCCCCTATTAAACCTGTAGTGGTCAAACAGGAGGCTGAG GCCGACGCAGTTAAATGGCACAACCCAAACCTCAGAGGACCGACTCGGATACCAGTTTTCGAGAATGTTAATGTGAGAACTAAAGCCTCTTGTTTGTGA